A genomic window from Streptomyces sp. NBC_00234 includes:
- a CDS encoding ThuA domain-containing protein: MQRTPHHRSRSRRGIAAAVAAGALTASLLGGGAASAGPYPEPMDRATTLSLPSPPGGANVRVLVFHASAGEESPTVDAGIAAIEKIGLSGPTAGRFRTVATDDAGVFTDARQLGRYNAVVFLTRGDVLDPEQEAGLESYMEAGGGFLGIHDAARTEPYSDWFTGLVGARPAADSPATAQRATVEIGDRQHPATKSLPLEWKRPDKWLNWTKNPSGDVHTVARVRESTYKPGASANGWDHPVSWCRDYDGGRSFYTGMGGTVDSFAETDFREHLRGALAWTTRISQADCKATINANYRAERVTQPNQPGQNDQIGEPHGLVTAPDGRVFYIGRGGADSNSPVVIDWNDPNIGKGKGEIHVYDPETKKVTLAGALDVFGNKGGGDETVKVEEGLLGIELDPDFEENGWVYLHYTPHAKIDRDKRMAVRQVSRFTFDPATNKLDTASEKVLLQWPVQIHSCCHAGGGMAWDSKGNLYIATGDNNSSGSSGGYSGNNPAPNYKGVSYADARRTAGNTNNLNGKILRIHPEDDGTYTLPEGNLFTGKEPDEGGGKTRGEIYVMGVRNPARISVDPATDTLYAGWVGPDAGAPSTTWGPAKYDTFAAITKAGNHGWPYCMGNKQPYRDRGLPDPNVPLGWYDCDAPRNESPNNDGLVKLPPVTSNTIWYSPQGGGIDYPRDANGIPSYKQEEQKQLLPWLKGGGQATMNGPVYRYDAASTSPDKWPSYWDGKWFVGDFYDGDQPRHAVLTDPKTVGKGGLPTHAESLKKIIPVGADGIRNLMDWKFAPDGSLYVLDYGRGFFTSDSKSALWRVTYTGGGATPAAADLARKAEVQ; this comes from the coding sequence ATGCAGCGCACACCACATCACCGGTCCAGATCACGACGAGGTATCGCGGCGGCTGTTGCGGCCGGCGCACTGACCGCTTCCCTGCTTGGAGGCGGTGCCGCGAGCGCCGGGCCCTATCCGGAGCCGATGGACCGGGCGACAACGTTGTCTCTTCCGTCGCCGCCCGGCGGCGCGAACGTCAGGGTGCTGGTCTTCCACGCCTCGGCGGGCGAGGAGTCGCCGACCGTGGACGCGGGAATCGCCGCGATCGAGAAGATCGGGCTGAGCGGACCGACCGCCGGCCGCTTCAGGACCGTCGCCACCGACGACGCGGGGGTCTTCACCGACGCGCGCCAGCTCGGCCGGTACAACGCGGTCGTCTTCCTGACCCGCGGCGACGTCCTCGACCCCGAGCAGGAAGCGGGGCTCGAGTCGTACATGGAGGCGGGCGGAGGGTTCCTCGGCATCCATGACGCGGCGCGCACCGAGCCGTACTCGGACTGGTTCACCGGACTGGTCGGGGCCCGGCCCGCCGCCGACAGCCCGGCCACCGCGCAGCGTGCGACGGTGGAGATCGGCGACCGGCAGCACCCGGCGACCAAGAGTCTTCCGCTGGAGTGGAAGCGGCCCGACAAGTGGCTGAACTGGACGAAGAATCCGTCCGGCGACGTGCACACCGTGGCCCGCGTCCGGGAGAGCACCTACAAGCCCGGTGCGAGCGCCAACGGCTGGGACCACCCGGTCTCCTGGTGCCGCGACTACGACGGCGGCCGTTCCTTCTACACGGGCATGGGCGGCACCGTCGACAGCTTCGCCGAGACGGACTTCCGCGAGCATCTGCGCGGCGCGCTCGCCTGGACCACCCGCATCTCGCAGGCCGACTGCAAGGCCACGATCAACGCCAACTACCGGGCCGAGCGGGTCACCCAGCCCAACCAGCCAGGGCAGAACGACCAGATCGGCGAGCCGCACGGGCTGGTCACGGCCCCCGACGGCCGGGTCTTCTACATCGGCCGCGGCGGCGCCGACAGCAACAGCCCGGTCGTCATCGACTGGAACGACCCGAACATCGGGAAGGGCAAGGGCGAGATCCACGTCTACGACCCCGAGACCAAAAAGGTCACCCTCGCCGGGGCGCTGGACGTCTTCGGCAACAAGGGCGGCGGCGACGAGACCGTCAAGGTCGAGGAGGGTCTCCTCGGGATCGAGCTCGACCCGGACTTCGAGGAGAACGGCTGGGTGTATCTGCACTACACCCCCCACGCGAAGATCGACCGCGACAAGCGGATGGCGGTGCGTCAGGTCTCCCGCTTCACCTTCGACCCGGCCACGAACAAGCTGGACACGGCCTCCGAGAAGGTGCTGCTCCAGTGGCCGGTCCAGATCCACAGCTGCTGCCACGCGGGCGGCGGGATGGCCTGGGACTCCAAGGGCAACCTGTACATCGCGACCGGTGACAACAACTCGTCCGGATCCAGCGGCGGTTACTCGGGGAACAACCCGGCACCGAACTACAAGGGCGTGTCGTACGCCGACGCCCGGCGCACCGCGGGCAACACCAACAACCTCAACGGGAAGATCCTGCGGATCCACCCCGAGGACGACGGCACGTACACCCTGCCCGAGGGCAATCTCTTCACCGGCAAGGAGCCGGACGAGGGCGGCGGCAAGACCCGCGGCGAGATCTACGTGATGGGTGTGCGCAACCCGGCGAGGATCTCCGTCGACCCGGCGACCGACACGCTGTACGCGGGCTGGGTCGGCCCCGACGCGGGCGCCCCCAGCACCACCTGGGGCCCCGCCAAGTACGACACCTTCGCGGCCATCACCAAGGCGGGCAACCACGGCTGGCCGTACTGCATGGGCAACAAGCAGCCCTACCGGGACCGCGGCCTGCCCGACCCGAACGTGCCGCTCGGCTGGTACGACTGCGACGCGCCCAGGAACGAGTCGCCGAACAACGACGGCCTGGTGAAGCTGCCGCCCGTCACCTCCAACACGATCTGGTACTCGCCGCAGGGCGGCGGGATCGACTACCCGCGCGACGCCAACGGCATCCCGAGCTACAAGCAGGAGGAGCAGAAGCAGCTCCTGCCGTGGCTCAAGGGCGGCGGCCAGGCCACGATGAACGGCCCGGTGTACCGGTACGACGCGGCGAGCACCAGCCCCGACAAGTGGCCCTCGTACTGGGACGGCAAGTGGTTCGTCGGTGACTTCTACGACGGCGACCAGCCCCGGCACGCGGTGCTCACCGACCCGAAGACGGTCGGCAAGGGCGGGCTGCCCACGCACGCCGAGTCCCTGAAGAAGATCATCCCCGTGGGCGCCGACGGCATCCGCAACCTCATGGACTGGAAGTTCGCCCCGGACGGTTCGCTCTACGTCCTGGACTACGGGCGGGGCTTCTTCACCTCGGACTCCAAGTCCGCGCTGTGGCGCGTGACGTACACCGGCGGGGGCGCGACTCCGGCCGCCGCCGATCTGGCCAGGAAGGCGGAAGTTCAGTGA
- a CDS encoding IclR family transcriptional regulator, which translates to MTEAATARAPGGAQAVQRALDVLHCFHDNGPDLSASELARRLELSVSTAHRLARTLLGAGFLEQDPRTSRYRLGPAVTELGRLSYHQRGLHLAAPELTDLAERTGATADLALRSGPHAVIVAGGSVTPKVGLRRPLHSTALGKVLLAWARPGEAGPSSLPPLRAFTDRTIVETDALRAELERVRGDAYALNDGESAYGVRTLAVPVLDGAGYARFALAVRATPSVITAERTDWFVAQARSCARALEVLLLSPAERRPPAP; encoded by the coding sequence ATGACCGAGGCCGCGACAGCGCGTGCTCCGGGCGGCGCGCAGGCGGTACAGCGGGCTCTGGACGTCCTGCACTGTTTCCATGACAACGGTCCCGATCTGAGCGCGTCCGAGCTTGCCCGTCGGCTGGAACTGTCCGTCTCCACGGCTCACCGGCTGGCCCGCACGCTGCTCGGGGCGGGTTTCCTGGAACAGGACCCCCGTACCTCCCGCTACCGGCTCGGGCCGGCCGTGACCGAGCTGGGCCGGCTCTCGTACCACCAGCGCGGGCTGCATCTGGCCGCCCCCGAACTGACCGATCTCGCCGAGCGCACCGGCGCGACGGCCGACCTGGCCCTGCGCAGCGGCCCGCACGCGGTGATCGTCGCGGGCGGTTCGGTCACCCCGAAAGTGGGGCTGCGCAGACCTCTCCACTCCACGGCTCTCGGGAAGGTGCTGCTCGCCTGGGCGCGACCGGGCGAGGCCGGCCCGTCCTCGCTCCCTCCGCTGCGGGCCTTCACCGACCGTACGATCGTCGAAACGGACGCTCTTCGCGCCGAGTTGGAGCGGGTCCGGGGCGATGCCTACGCGCTCAACGACGGCGAGTCGGCCTACGGGGTGCGGACGCTGGCGGTCCCGGTGCTGGACGGCGCGGGGTATGCGCGCTTCGCGCTCGCGGTCCGGGCCACCCCGTCCGTGATCACAGCGGAGCGCACCGACTGGTTCGTTGCCCAGGCACGGTCCTGCGCCAGGGCCCTGGAGGTCCTGCTGCTGTCCCCGGCCGAGCGGCGGCCTCCCGCGCCGTGA
- a CDS encoding ABC transporter substrate-binding protein, with amino-acid sequence MTHAAVLPGTLWYTRCPVPTATGIAADRGWLTGEFAVDGIAVRSLQDAAPDTDRAAHYTHALPGLFREGGNVPALWTRSRGERTRLIGLTWIEERQVVLVAPGSGIRGAEALRGLRLAVPAHTIAIDFWRAMALRGFEGALASAGLTPYDATLVDVPADGYPEQWSAELAALRRGDVDAVYVKGALAVEAARRAGAEIAVELDELPDRRFRVNNGTPRPITVHQQLLDDHPDLVDRFLSVLLRAADWAAGQPGEVARILGAETGAGADGVAGAYRPGTHLTLHPDLSTERLALLAQQESALRAHGFLPEPVDVTTWADPEPLRRAALLTGSPSAPPPSAP; translated from the coding sequence ATGACGCATGCCGCCGTCCTGCCCGGGACGCTCTGGTACACCCGCTGTCCCGTACCCACCGCCACCGGCATCGCCGCCGACCGGGGGTGGCTCACCGGCGAGTTCGCCGTCGACGGCATCGCCGTGCGGTCCCTCCAGGACGCCGCCCCCGACACCGACCGGGCCGCGCACTACACCCACGCGCTGCCGGGGCTGTTCCGCGAGGGCGGCAACGTGCCCGCGCTGTGGACCCGTTCACGGGGGGAGCGGACCCGGCTCATCGGGCTGACCTGGATCGAGGAACGCCAGGTGGTGCTCGTCGCCCCCGGTTCCGGAATCCGGGGAGCGGAAGCGCTGCGCGGTCTGCGGCTGGCCGTGCCCGCTCACACCATCGCCATCGACTTCTGGCGCGCCATGGCGCTGCGCGGCTTCGAGGGCGCGCTCGCCTCCGCCGGACTCACCCCGTACGACGCCACCCTCGTCGACGTGCCCGCCGACGGGTACCCCGAGCAGTGGTCGGCCGAACTGGCCGCGCTGCGGCGCGGGGACGTCGACGCCGTGTACGTGAAGGGCGCACTCGCCGTGGAAGCGGCGCGGAGGGCCGGCGCCGAGATCGCGGTCGAGCTCGACGAACTGCCCGACCGCCGCTTCCGGGTCAACAACGGCACACCCCGCCCCATCACCGTCCACCAGCAACTCCTGGACGACCACCCGGACCTCGTCGACCGCTTCCTCTCCGTCCTGCTCAGGGCCGCCGACTGGGCCGCCGGACAGCCCGGCGAGGTCGCCCGCATCCTGGGAGCCGAGACCGGCGCGGGCGCCGACGGAGTCGCGGGCGCCTACCGGCCCGGCACCCACCTCACCCTCCACCCCGATCTGTCCACCGAGCGCCTCGCCCTCCTCGCCCAGCAGGAATCCGCGCTGCGCGCCCACGGCTTCCTGCCCGAACCCGTGGACGTCACCACCTGGGCCGACCCCGAGCCGCTGCGCCGTGCCGCGCTGCTGACCGGGTCGCCATCCGCCCCTCCGCCTTCCGCCCCCTGA
- a CDS encoding NrtA/SsuA/CpmA family ABC transporter substrate-binding protein, whose amino-acid sequence MNATRPLRKLVAPALLTATALLALTACGTSEADSGSGGSRATVTVRIPDPGNSGVLALGKKDGSLDKALAEVGAKVRWTGSAGPFAPAAQAMNADQLDIATGSITSGITSLAQRPGFKFFAAVDPDAAGEGILVRNGSGIENVAGLVGKKVAVNQGGTGEYLLLKALAKEGIPADKVQRVYLRPDQTAAVFNAGQVDAWAVWATYAVAEIGSGKAHFVADGAAIGSDNYSLNAVRTGFAEQHPEVVEALYHYLHDASARQKQNPAAYLNVFTDVGPTAVTGRAEEIQTDFTAKGATVDPIGPQDIERFEAVARFYAEQKVTKTEVDVADHLLDVEKLT is encoded by the coding sequence ATGAACGCGACCCGACCACTCCGTAAGCTCGTCGCCCCCGCCCTGCTCACCGCGACCGCGCTGCTCGCCCTCACCGCCTGCGGCACCTCGGAGGCCGACAGCGGCAGCGGCGGCTCCCGGGCCACCGTCACCGTACGCATCCCCGACCCGGGCAACTCCGGTGTCCTCGCCCTCGGGAAGAAGGACGGAAGTCTCGACAAGGCCCTCGCCGAGGTCGGCGCGAAGGTGCGGTGGACCGGCAGCGCCGGCCCCTTCGCCCCCGCCGCCCAGGCGATGAACGCCGATCAGCTCGACATCGCGACCGGCTCCATCACCTCCGGCATCACCTCGCTCGCCCAGCGCCCCGGTTTCAAGTTCTTCGCCGCCGTCGACCCGGACGCCGCGGGCGAGGGAATCCTCGTCCGCAACGGCTCCGGAATCGAGAACGTCGCCGGGCTCGTCGGCAAGAAGGTCGCCGTCAACCAGGGCGGAACCGGCGAGTACCTGCTCCTCAAGGCCCTGGCGAAGGAAGGCATCCCGGCCGACAAGGTCCAGCGGGTGTATCTGCGCCCCGACCAGACCGCCGCCGTCTTCAACGCGGGCCAGGTCGACGCCTGGGCGGTCTGGGCCACCTACGCCGTGGCCGAGATCGGCAGCGGCAAGGCGCACTTCGTGGCGGACGGGGCCGCCATCGGCTCCGACAACTACAGCCTCAACGCCGTGCGTACGGGCTTCGCCGAGCAGCACCCCGAGGTCGTCGAGGCGCTCTACCACTACCTCCACGACGCCAGTGCCCGGCAGAAGCAGAATCCGGCCGCCTATCTCAACGTCTTCACCGACGTCGGCCCGACCGCCGTCACCGGCAGGGCCGAGGAGATCCAGACGGACTTCACCGCCAAGGGGGCCACGGTCGACCCCATCGGCCCGCAGGACATCGAGCGCTTCGAAGCCGTCGCGAGGTTCTACGCCGAACAGAAGGTGACGAAGACCGAGGTCGACGTCGCCGACCATCTCCTCGACGTCGAGAAGCTGACATGA
- a CDS encoding putative leader peptide: MAGRRTASPAPSAPVLLTLTLRRHIDLARVSSAACR; this comes from the coding sequence ATGGCCGGCCGCCGAACCGCGTCCCCCGCCCCGTCCGCTCCGGTCCTGCTGACCCTCACGCTGCGCCGTCATATCGACCTGGCGCGCGTCTCCAGCGCCGCCTGTCGCTGA
- a CDS encoding DEAD/DEAH box helicase, translating to MTEAGATRTEAPTGRAARELFGRAERLVETARAVLADHGRAVDTVRGALDPLLESLVGEELAAIPVSRLKDVTEGRLRIGAVEQAGYGTVGQVHAASRYELRQIPGVGAQTADQALAAARQIAHAVRDTVSVRIDVDAPDEPTTALVVALHRLVEAGPDVRRACDAARGLLDRLEAPLATAGPAGGRLRMLFRRRAAREQVLAAAVAVRTAVAEAHGRELPLLFGQVSVDLLRAPESAPGAWVDFELRSAEYYSLLAEMSGTGPDRDAAEGFLPAGIADRVRGLRLDDAHLRVSLRGYQSFGARFALAQKRVILGDEMGLGKTVQAIAALAHLSAQGETHFLVVCPASVLINWTREIRARSTLRALPVHGPERREAFTEWCGSGGVALTTFDALHTLPEARAGASRPGMLVVDEAHFVKNPATRRARSVAGWAQRTDRVLYLTGTPMENRVEEFRSLVRQIRPELAPAVSTTHGAAGSHAFRRAVAPAYLRRNQVDVLGELPALVHVDEWEEFSAADLDAYREAVNSGHFMRMRRAAYAHPATSAKLSRLCELVAEAESNGLKVVVFSYFREVLATVQEALGEGVFGPVSGSLPAARRQELVDGFGAAQGHAVLLSQIQAGGVGLNMQAASVVILCEPQIKPTMEHQAVARAHRMGQIRTVQVHRLLAADSVDQRMLDILARKDRLFDAYARRSDVAEATPDAVDVSDGSLARRIVEEEQRRLAAEG from the coding sequence ATGACAGAGGCCGGGGCGACGCGTACCGAGGCGCCCACGGGACGGGCCGCCCGGGAGCTGTTCGGCCGCGCGGAGCGCCTGGTGGAGACGGCCCGCGCGGTGCTGGCCGATCACGGCCGGGCCGTCGACACCGTCCGCGGAGCGCTCGATCCCCTGCTGGAGTCGCTGGTCGGCGAGGAACTCGCGGCCATCCCCGTGTCCCGGCTCAAGGACGTGACCGAGGGGCGGTTGCGGATCGGCGCGGTCGAGCAGGCCGGTTACGGGACGGTCGGCCAGGTGCACGCGGCGAGCCGTTACGAGCTCCGGCAGATCCCCGGGGTGGGGGCGCAGACCGCCGACCAGGCACTGGCCGCGGCGCGGCAGATCGCGCACGCGGTCCGCGACACCGTCTCCGTCCGCATCGACGTGGACGCCCCCGACGAGCCGACGACCGCCCTGGTGGTGGCCCTGCACCGGCTGGTCGAGGCGGGGCCCGACGTCCGGCGGGCCTGCGACGCCGCGCGCGGGCTCCTCGACCGGCTGGAAGCCCCGCTGGCCACGGCCGGGCCGGCCGGGGGCCGGCTGCGCATGCTGTTCAGGCGCCGGGCGGCCCGGGAACAGGTGCTGGCCGCGGCCGTAGCCGTACGGACCGCCGTGGCCGAGGCGCACGGGCGTGAGCTGCCGCTGCTGTTCGGGCAGGTGTCGGTCGACCTGCTGCGGGCGCCGGAGTCCGCGCCCGGGGCCTGGGTCGACTTCGAGCTCCGGTCCGCCGAGTACTACAGCCTGCTGGCCGAGATGTCGGGCACCGGCCCCGACCGGGACGCCGCCGAGGGCTTCCTTCCGGCCGGGATCGCGGACCGGGTGCGCGGGCTGCGGCTCGACGACGCGCATCTGCGGGTCTCACTGCGCGGATACCAGTCGTTCGGGGCGCGCTTCGCCCTGGCCCAGAAGCGGGTGATCCTCGGTGACGAGATGGGCCTCGGCAAGACCGTCCAGGCCATCGCGGCGCTCGCCCATCTCTCCGCTCAGGGCGAGACGCACTTCCTGGTGGTGTGCCCGGCGAGTGTGCTGATCAACTGGACGCGGGAGATCCGCGCCCGCTCCACGCTGCGGGCGCTTCCGGTGCACGGCCCCGAGCGCCGGGAGGCGTTCACCGAGTGGTGCGGGAGCGGCGGGGTCGCCCTCACCACGTTCGACGCCCTGCACACGCTGCCGGAGGCGCGCGCCGGAGCGTCGCGGCCCGGCATGCTGGTGGTGGACGAGGCCCACTTCGTGAAGAATCCGGCGACCCGCCGGGCCCGGAGCGTGGCCGGCTGGGCGCAGCGCACCGACCGGGTCCTGTATCTGACGGGCACGCCGATGGAGAACCGGGTCGAGGAGTTCCGCAGCCTCGTGCGCCAGATCCGCCCCGAACTGGCACCGGCCGTCTCCACCACCCACGGCGCCGCCGGTTCGCACGCCTTCCGCAGGGCCGTCGCCCCCGCCTACCTGCGGCGCAACCAGGTGGACGTGCTGGGCGAACTGCCCGCCCTGGTGCACGTCGACGAGTGGGAGGAGTTCAGCGCGGCCGACCTCGACGCCTACCGGGAAGCCGTGAACTCCGGTCATTTCATGCGGATGCGCCGTGCCGCGTACGCGCACCCGGCCACCTCCGCGAAGCTGAGCCGGCTGTGCGAGCTGGTCGCGGAGGCCGAGAGCAACGGGCTCAAGGTGGTGGTGTTCTCGTACTTCCGCGAGGTGCTGGCCACGGTCCAGGAGGCCCTGGGCGAGGGCGTGTTCGGCCCCGTCTCCGGGAGCCTGCCGGCCGCACGCCGCCAGGAGCTGGTCGACGGGTTCGGCGCGGCGCAGGGACACGCCGTCCTGCTCAGCCAGATCCAGGCCGGAGGCGTGGGGCTGAACATGCAGGCGGCCTCGGTGGTCATCCTGTGCGAACCGCAGATCAAACCGACGATGGAGCACCAGGCCGTGGCCCGCGCCCACCGCATGGGGCAGATACGCACGGTCCAGGTGCACCGGCTCCTGGCGGCGGACAGCGTCGACCAGCGGATGCTGGACATCCTCGCGCGCAAGGACCGGCTCTTCGACGCGTACGCACGCCGCAGCGATGTCGCCGAGGCGACGCCCGATGCCGTCGACGTGTCGGACGGGTCGCTCGCCCGGCGCATCGTCGAGGAGGAACAGCGCAGGCTGGCCGCGGAGGGCTGA
- a CDS encoding multicopper oxidase domain-containing protein has product MDRRTFNRRMLAGGAAAAATGVTSLSLGAVEASSAETPPRTAPAGGEVRHLKMYAEKMPDGSLGYGFEKGKASVPGPLIELNEGDTLHIEFENTTDVDASLHVHGVDYDIASDGTRMNKSHVEPGGTRTYTWRTHAPGRRKDGTWRPGSAGYWHYHDHVVGTDHGTGGIRKGLYGPLVVRRRGDILPDKTLTIVFNDMTINNKSAHESPNFEATVGDRVEVVMITHGEYYHTFHIHGHRWADNRTGLLTGPDDPSRVIDTKICGPADSFGFQIIAGEQVGAGAWMYHCHVQSHSDMGMAGLLLVAKTDGTVPGYEPHHMAGAAKSADADAGADSGEAHRH; this is encoded by the coding sequence ATGGACCGAAGGACCTTCAACCGGCGCATGCTGGCGGGCGGTGCGGCTGCCGCGGCGACGGGGGTGACATCGTTGTCGCTCGGTGCGGTCGAGGCCAGCTCGGCCGAGACCCCGCCCAGGACCGCACCGGCGGGGGGCGAGGTGCGGCACCTGAAGATGTACGCCGAGAAGATGCCGGACGGCTCGCTGGGGTACGGCTTCGAGAAGGGCAAGGCGTCCGTCCCCGGGCCGCTCATCGAGCTCAACGAGGGCGACACCCTGCACATCGAGTTCGAGAACACCACGGACGTCGACGCCAGCCTCCACGTCCACGGCGTCGACTACGACATCGCCAGCGACGGCACCCGGATGAACAAGAGTCACGTCGAACCGGGCGGCACCCGCACCTACACCTGGCGCACCCACGCCCCCGGCCGCCGCAAGGACGGCACCTGGCGGCCGGGAAGCGCCGGATACTGGCACTACCACGACCACGTCGTGGGTACGGACCACGGCACCGGCGGCATCCGCAAGGGCCTGTACGGCCCCCTGGTCGTCCGGCGCAGGGGCGACATCCTCCCCGACAAGACGCTCACGATCGTCTTCAACGACATGACGATCAACAACAAGTCGGCGCACGAGAGTCCGAACTTCGAGGCCACGGTCGGCGACCGGGTCGAGGTCGTGATGATCACGCACGGCGAGTACTACCACACGTTCCACATCCACGGTCACCGCTGGGCCGACAACAGAACCGGGCTGCTCACCGGGCCCGACGACCCGAGCCGTGTGATCGACACCAAGATCTGCGGGCCGGCCGACTCCTTCGGCTTCCAGATCATCGCGGGTGAACAGGTGGGCGCGGGCGCCTGGATGTACCACTGCCACGTCCAGAGCCACTCCGACATGGGCATGGCCGGGCTGCTGCTGGTCGCCAAGACGGACGGCACGGTCCCGGGCTACGAACCGCACCACATGGCCGGCGCCGCGAAGAGCGCCGACGCGGACGCGGGCGCCGACAGCGGGGAGGCGCACCGGCACTGA
- a CDS encoding OmpL47-type beta-barrel domain-containing protein, whose translation MRHRPLSARLRYRPARLWPALLASFLLILGLTSTAAYGREDDREAAAAAQVLTWTAGDPIDHYLSAPKTAVAGAATIVFENSAATGNTTGMPHTLTFSVSDPEFNNDVPLNILANPSDSEGGKHSVEVTLSPGRYFYHCTIPGHGSMQGILTVTEGGGEDTTAPETSATVAGDKNADGAYIGQAAVTVAATDAGSGVGTVEYAVGADGAWQPYTTPVVVNQVGSHTVRYRATDKAGNVAAEKAVDFSVAAPPTDDETPPETSATVSGEKDDQGAYLGMATVTVTASDTGSGVNTIEYAIGADGAWKPYTAPVMVHEVGTHSVRYRATDKAGNAAAEKAVDFTVVEPPTQDGTPPETTVALTGEKNSDGAFITSAKATVTATDADSGVDRIEYSLDGGPYLAYTAPVLVDRIGSHTFAHRATDKAGNTSEAKQVSFTVAEGGGVPAPDCPEFDERLTVIVGTVDSGVPNRVTGNRCTINELIEDEKDWSSHALFLKHVDTVLDKLLAAGVIDAREHRTIYRAAKQSGIGRPGQVEGYRKLFDGTAASLAKWEQVGGGKFGLNPDGTITSSTTVPGMGMLWFPGRQYGDFSLKLQWRDDAPGTGNANSGVFVRFPYVHDNPEETRPEWVAIKYGHEVQINDRPDGDMYKTGSLYGFDRVGLGGAGVTPKGTWNDYEIRVVDQHYSIYRNGVLINEFENTGGQLFEPPRGDDPGTDGRRFASGYVGLQVHGTTDVVSYRDIRIKEL comes from the coding sequence GTGAGACACCGTCCCCTCTCCGCACGGCTCAGGTACCGGCCGGCCCGGCTGTGGCCTGCCCTGCTGGCCTCGTTCCTGCTGATCCTCGGGCTCACCTCGACGGCCGCGTACGGCCGGGAGGACGACCGTGAGGCGGCAGCGGCGGCCCAGGTGCTCACCTGGACCGCGGGCGACCCCATCGACCACTATCTGTCCGCTCCCAAGACGGCGGTGGCCGGCGCGGCCACCATCGTGTTCGAGAACAGCGCCGCGACCGGCAACACGACGGGCATGCCGCACACGCTGACGTTCAGCGTCTCGGACCCGGAGTTCAACAACGACGTCCCGCTGAACATCCTCGCCAACCCGAGCGACAGCGAGGGCGGCAAGCACAGCGTCGAGGTGACGCTCAGCCCCGGCCGGTACTTCTACCACTGCACCATTCCCGGCCACGGGTCGATGCAGGGCATTCTCACCGTGACCGAGGGCGGCGGCGAGGACACCACCGCGCCGGAGACCTCGGCGACGGTGGCCGGCGACAAGAACGCCGACGGCGCGTACATCGGCCAGGCCGCCGTCACCGTGGCGGCGACCGACGCCGGTTCGGGCGTCGGCACCGTCGAGTACGCGGTCGGGGCGGACGGCGCCTGGCAGCCGTACACCACACCGGTCGTGGTGAACCAGGTCGGCAGTCACACGGTCCGCTACCGCGCCACGGACAAGGCGGGCAACGTGGCGGCGGAGAAGGCCGTCGACTTCAGCGTCGCCGCGCCTCCCACAGACGACGAGACCCCGCCGGAGACCTCGGCGACCGTATCGGGCGAGAAGGACGACCAGGGCGCGTACCTGGGGATGGCCACGGTCACCGTGACCGCGTCCGACACCGGGTCCGGGGTCAACACCATCGAGTACGCGATCGGGGCGGACGGGGCCTGGAAGCCCTACACCGCACCCGTCATGGTGCACGAGGTGGGCACGCACTCGGTCCGCTACCGGGCCACCGACAAGGCGGGCAACGCCGCCGCGGAGAAGGCCGTCGACTTCACCGTCGTCGAGCCGCCGACGCAGGACGGGACACCGCCGGAGACGACGGTGGCGCTGACGGGCGAGAAGAACTCGGACGGCGCGTTCATCACCAGCGCGAAGGCGACGGTCACCGCGACCGACGCCGACTCCGGGGTGGACAGGATCGAGTACTCCCTCGACGGCGGCCCCTACCTCGCCTACACCGCTCCGGTGCTCGTCGACCGGATCGGCTCCCACACCTTCGCCCACCGGGCGACGGACAAGGCGGGCAACACCTCCGAGGCGAAACAGGTGTCGTTCACCGTCGCCGAGGGCGGCGGCGTTCCGGCGCCCGACTGCCCGGAGTTCGACGAGCGGCTGACGGTCATCGTCGGCACGGTCGACAGCGGGGTCCCGAACCGTGTCACGGGCAACCGGTGCACGATCAACGAGCTGATCGAGGACGAGAAGGACTGGTCCTCGCACGCGCTGTTCCTCAAGCACGTGGACACGGTCCTCGACAAGCTCCTGGCCGCGGGGGTGATCGACGCCCGTGAGCACCGGACCATCTACCGGGCGGCGAAGCAGTCCGGCATCGGCAGGCCGGGCCAGGTCGAGGGCTACCGGAAGCTGTTCGACGGCACGGCCGCGTCGCTGGCCAAGTGGGAGCAGGTGGGCGGTGGCAAGTTCGGCCTCAACCCCGACGGCACCATCACCAGCTCCACGACGGTCCCCGGCATGGGCATGCTGTGGTTCCCGGGCAGGCAGTACGGGGACTTCTCGCTGAAGCTCCAGTGGCGGGACGACGCCCCGGGCACGGGCAACGCGAACAGCGGTGTCTTCGTCCGCTTCCCGTACGTCCACGACAACCCGGAGGAGACACGTCCGGAGTGGGTCGCCATCAAGTACGGCCATGAGGTGCAGATCAACGACCGGCCGGACGGCGACATGTACAAGACGGGCTCGCTGTACGGATTCGACCGGGTGGGTCTCGGCGGCGCCGGGGTCACGCCCAAGGGCACCTGGAACGACTACGAGATCCGGGTGGTGGACCAGCACTACTCGATCTACCGCAACGGTGTCCTGATCAACGAGTTCGAGAACACCGGTGGCCAGCTCTTCGAGCCGCCGCGGGGCGACGACCCGGGCACCGACGGCCGGCGGTTCGCCTCCGGTTACGTCGGCCTCCAGGTCCACGGCACCACGGACGTGGTCTCGTACCGCGACATCCGCATCAAGGAGCTGTAA